Proteins from a single region of Pseudomonas phenolilytica:
- a CDS encoding bifunctional protein-serine/threonine kinase/phosphatase, with amino-acid sequence MPSQLAISLGQHSDAGRKPANQDFHGACVPADALLASKGIAIALADGISSSEVSHIASETAVASFLSDYFCTSDAWSVKQSAQRVLVAINSWLHAQTRHSPHRYDRDRGYVCTFSALVLKSASAHLFHVGDARIYRLRDGNLEQLTEDHRVRVSADTSYLGRALGIDRHLEIDYRTLPLAVGDLFLLATDGVYEHIGAREVAQLVAEHGDDLDLAARRIVERALANGSDDNLTAQLVRIDSLPEQAVDDVQRQLGELALPPLLEPRMQFDGYRIVRELHISSRSHVHLAVEEASGAKVVLKTPSMDLRGDAAYLERFLLEEWIARRLDNPHVVKACPPPRQRRYLYTVSEFIDGQTLAQWMLDHPQPDLETVRGIVEQIARGLRAFHRLEMLHQDLRPQNLMIDATGTLKIIDFGSTRVAGLAERNAPGTQDNLLGTAAYTAPEYFLGEAGTPRSDQYSLAVIAYQLLSGRLPYGADVARARSRAVQRRLRYQPLRHAQRDIPAWIDEVLGKALHPDPARRYAELSEFVFELRQPNPAFLNRARPPLLERNPLLFWKGLSLLLAGTVVALLLR; translated from the coding sequence ATGCCCAGCCAACTCGCCATTTCCCTCGGCCAGCATTCGGATGCCGGACGCAAACCGGCCAACCAGGACTTTCACGGCGCCTGCGTGCCCGCTGACGCCCTGCTCGCCAGCAAGGGCATCGCCATCGCGCTGGCCGATGGCATCAGCAGCAGCGAGGTCAGCCATATCGCCAGCGAAACCGCGGTGGCGAGCTTTCTTTCCGACTACTTCTGTACCTCCGACGCCTGGTCGGTGAAGCAGTCGGCGCAGCGGGTACTGGTGGCGATCAATTCCTGGCTGCATGCGCAGACCCGCCACAGCCCGCACCGCTATGACCGCGACCGCGGCTATGTCTGCACCTTCAGCGCGCTGGTGCTCAAGTCCGCCAGCGCGCACCTGTTCCACGTCGGCGATGCGCGCATCTATCGACTGCGCGACGGCAACCTGGAACAGCTGACCGAGGATCACCGCGTGCGTGTGTCGGCGGATACCAGCTACCTCGGCCGCGCGCTGGGCATCGACCGGCACCTGGAGATCGACTACCGCACCCTGCCGCTGGCGGTCGGCGATCTGTTCCTGCTCGCCACCGATGGCGTCTACGAGCACATCGGCGCACGGGAGGTAGCGCAGCTCGTCGCCGAGCATGGCGACGACCTCGACCTGGCGGCGCGCCGGATCGTCGAGCGGGCACTGGCCAACGGCAGCGACGACAACCTCACCGCACAGCTGGTACGCATCGACAGCCTGCCGGAGCAGGCCGTCGACGACGTGCAGCGGCAACTCGGCGAACTGGCGCTGCCGCCCTTGCTGGAGCCGCGCATGCAGTTCGACGGCTATCGCATCGTTCGCGAGCTGCACATCAGCAGCCGCAGCCATGTGCACCTGGCCGTCGAAGAAGCCAGCGGCGCCAAAGTGGTGCTGAAGACGCCGTCGATGGATCTGCGGGGCGACGCGGCCTATCTGGAGCGCTTCCTGCTGGAGGAGTGGATCGCCCGCCGCCTGGACAATCCTCATGTGGTCAAGGCCTGTCCGCCACCGCGGCAGCGCCGCTACCTGTACACGGTGAGCGAATTCATCGATGGCCAGACGCTGGCGCAGTGGATGCTCGACCATCCACAGCCGGACCTGGAAACCGTGCGCGGCATCGTCGAGCAGATCGCCCGCGGCCTGCGCGCCTTCCACCGCCTGGAGATGCTGCATCAGGACTTGCGCCCGCAGAACCTGATGATCGACGCCACCGGCACGCTGAAGATCATCGATTTCGGCTCGACCCGCGTCGCCGGGCTGGCCGAGCGCAATGCGCCGGGCACGCAGGACAACCTGCTCGGCACCGCCGCCTATACCGCCCCGGAATACTTTCTCGGCGAGGCCGGCACGCCGCGTTCGGATCAGTATTCGCTGGCGGTGATTGCCTATCAGCTGCTCAGCGGCCGCCTGCCCTACGGCGCCGACGTCGCCAGGGCACGCAGCCGCGCAGTACAGCGGCGCCTGCGCTATCAGCCGCTGCGCCATGCGCAGCGCGATATCCCGGCGTGGATCGACGAAGTGCTGGGCAAGGCGCTGCATCCCGATCCGGCGCGGCGCTATGCCGAGCTGTCGGAGTTCGTCTTCGAGCTGCGCCAGCCCAACCCGGCCTTTCTCAACCGCGCCCGCCCGCCGCTGTTGGAACGCAACCCGTTGCTGTTCTGGAAAGGCCTGTCACTGCTGCTGGCCGGTACAGTAGTTGCGCTGCTGTTGCGCTAG
- a CDS encoding formate/nitrite transporter family protein has product MSYIIPSEFATKMVDAGESKIFMSTRDTLIRAFMAGAILALAAVFAVTITVQTGSPLIGAMLFPVGFVMLYLMGFDLLTGVFMLTPLALLDRRPGVTVGGVLRNWGWVFLGNFGGALTVAFMMAFVFTMGFSTEPGPIGEKISHIGEARTLGYAEFGAAGWATIFLRGMLCNWMVSMGVVGAMISTSVSGKVIAMWMPIMLFFFMGFEHSVVNMFLFPSAMIMGGDFSVMDYMLWNEIPTALGNLVGGLAFTGLTLYTTHVRTAPKRTVY; this is encoded by the coding sequence ATGTCCTACATAATCCCTTCGGAGTTCGCCACCAAGATGGTGGACGCCGGTGAATCGAAGATCTTCATGTCTACCCGCGACACCCTGATCCGCGCCTTCATGGCCGGGGCGATCCTCGCCCTCGCCGCGGTGTTCGCGGTGACCATCACCGTGCAGACCGGTTCACCGCTGATCGGCGCCATGCTCTTTCCCGTCGGCTTCGTCATGCTTTACCTGATGGGCTTCGACCTGCTGACCGGGGTGTTCATGCTCACCCCGCTGGCCCTGCTCGACCGTCGCCCCGGGGTAACCGTCGGCGGTGTGCTGCGCAACTGGGGCTGGGTGTTCCTCGGCAACTTCGGCGGTGCGCTGACCGTGGCCTTCATGATGGCCTTCGTCTTCACCATGGGCTTTTCCACGGAGCCAGGGCCGATCGGCGAGAAAATCTCGCATATCGGCGAGGCACGCACCCTGGGCTACGCCGAGTTCGGCGCGGCAGGCTGGGCGACCATCTTCCTGCGCGGCATGCTGTGCAACTGGATGGTGTCGATGGGTGTCGTCGGCGCGATGATCTCCACCTCGGTCAGCGGCAAGGTCATCGCCATGTGGATGCCGATCATGCTGTTCTTCTTCATGGGCTTCGAGCATTCGGTGGTGAACATGTTTCTGTTCCCCTCGGCGATGATCATGGGCGGCGACTTCTCGGTGATGGATTACATGCTCTGGAACGAAATCCCCACCGCTTTGGGCAACCTGGTCGGCGGCTTGGCCTTCACCGGCCTGACGCTCTATACCACCCACGTGCGCACCGCACCCAAGCGCACCGTCTACTGA
- the nirD gene encoding nitrite reductase small subunit NirD, with the protein MSQSNVVRLDSRSAAPAAWQALCSRADLVANSGVVAWHEGAQVALFHLPDNAEGEQLFAIDNRDPKSGANVIGRGIVGSLKGELVIASPLYKQHFRLADGSCLEYPEQSLRVWPVRLNGDAVEIAVA; encoded by the coding sequence ATGAGCCAGTCCAACGTCGTTCGTCTCGACTCCCGTTCCGCAGCCCCGGCGGCCTGGCAGGCACTGTGCAGCCGCGCCGATCTGGTCGCCAATTCCGGTGTAGTGGCCTGGCACGAAGGCGCCCAGGTGGCACTGTTCCACCTGCCTGACAACGCCGAAGGCGAGCAGTTGTTCGCCATCGACAACCGCGACCCCAAGTCCGGCGCCAACGTCATCGGCCGCGGCATCGTCGGCAGCCTCAAGGGCGAGCTGGTGATCGCCTCGCCGCTGTACAAGCAGCACTTCCGCCTGGCCGATGGCAGCTGCCTGGAATACCCCGAACAAAGCCTGCGGGTATGGCCGGTGCGCCTCAATGGCGATGCCGTGGAGATCGCCGTCGCCTGA
- the nirB gene encoding nitrite reductase large subunit NirB, with amino-acid sequence MSSTVTPLTHKKLVIVGNGMVGHHCIEQLIERGALSRYELHVFGEERQRAYDRVHLSEYFGGRDAESLAMCDADYYSSHGVYTHLGVQVLGIDRERKEVVTSAGRQPYDQLILATGSYPFVPPITGAEGSARLVYRTLDDLDAIRAAASSARRGVVVGGGLLGLEAANALKSLGLEAHVVEFAPRLMPVQLDGEGGAALKARIEALGVGVHLSRATQEIVAGENYAWRMNFTDGEFLETDLIVFSAGIRPQDALGRVAELEIAPRGGIVIDSECRTSDPAIFAIGECASWNGSVFGLVAPGYSMARSVAAQLAEEPHEPFYGADMSTKLKLLGVDVGSIGDAHGATPGSRSYRFIDEASASYRRLVVSADGKTVLGAVLVGDNSYYDTLLQYAQNGIKLPADPSALILPQTEGAPTLGPDALPASATICSCHNVSKGAVCCQVDAGVTDLGELKAITKAATGCGGCSALLKLVFDAELAARGVAVDKSLCEHFAYTRQELYGIVRVEGIQSFAELLAKHGRGHVGCDICKPTVGSILASCWNQPITDPALIPLQDTNDTFMANMQKNGTYSVVPRIPGGEITPEGLIAIGQVAKKYDLYTKITGGQRIDLFGAQLHELPDIWGELIAAGFETGHAYGKSLRTVKSCVGSTWCRYGVQDSVGMALRLEDRYKGLRAPHKIKFAVSGCTRECAEAQSKDIGVIATDKGWNLYICGNGGMRPRHAELFATDLDDEALIRTIDRVLMFYVRTADKLQRTSVWRESLEGGLDYLKAVILDDSLGLAAELESQMQHVVDSYQCEWANAISDPEKLKRFRTFVNDGRADPDIHFVKERGQRRPVRASELHLIPLTQEVL; translated from the coding sequence ATGAGTTCTACCGTCACTCCGCTCACGCACAAAAAACTGGTCATCGTCGGCAACGGCATGGTCGGCCACCACTGCATCGAACAGCTGATCGAGCGCGGCGCCCTCTCCCGCTACGAACTGCATGTGTTCGGCGAGGAGCGCCAGCGTGCCTACGACCGCGTGCACCTGTCCGAATACTTCGGCGGCCGCGACGCCGAGTCGCTGGCCATGTGCGATGCCGACTACTACAGCAGCCACGGCGTCTACACCCATCTGGGCGTTCAGGTGCTGGGCATCGACCGTGAGCGCAAGGAAGTCGTCACCAGCGCCGGCCGCCAGCCCTACGACCAACTGATCCTGGCCACCGGCTCCTACCCCTTCGTGCCGCCGATCACTGGCGCCGAAGGCAGTGCGCGACTGGTCTACCGCACCCTCGACGACCTCGATGCGATTCGTGCGGCCGCCAGCAGCGCCAGGCGCGGTGTGGTGGTCGGTGGCGGTCTGCTCGGCCTGGAAGCGGCCAACGCGCTGAAGTCGCTCGGTCTGGAAGCCCATGTCGTCGAATTCGCTCCGCGCCTGATGCCAGTGCAACTGGACGGCGAAGGCGGTGCCGCACTCAAGGCGCGCATCGAGGCGCTGGGCGTCGGCGTGCACCTGTCGCGCGCCACCCAGGAGATCGTCGCCGGCGAGAACTACGCCTGGCGGATGAACTTCACCGACGGCGAATTTCTCGAAACCGACCTGATCGTGTTTTCCGCCGGCATCCGCCCGCAGGACGCGCTCGGCCGAGTCGCGGAGCTAGAGATTGCCCCGCGCGGCGGCATCGTCATCGACAGCGAATGCCGCACCTCGGACCCGGCGATCTTCGCCATCGGCGAATGCGCCAGCTGGAACGGCAGCGTGTTCGGCCTGGTCGCCCCGGGCTACAGCATGGCGCGCAGTGTCGCCGCTCAGCTGGCCGAAGAACCGCACGAGCCCTTCTACGGCGCCGACATGTCGACCAAGCTCAAGCTGCTCGGCGTGGATGTCGGCTCCATCGGCGATGCCCACGGCGCAACGCCGGGCTCGCGCAGCTACCGCTTCATCGATGAGGCCAGCGCCAGCTACCGCCGCCTGGTGGTATCCGCCGATGGCAAGACCGTGCTCGGCGCGGTGCTGGTAGGCGACAACAGCTACTACGACACCCTGCTGCAGTACGCGCAGAACGGCATCAAGCTGCCGGCCGATCCGTCCGCGCTGATCCTGCCGCAGACCGAGGGCGCTCCGACCCTTGGCCCGGACGCCCTGCCGGCCAGCGCGACCATCTGCTCCTGTCACAACGTCAGCAAGGGCGCGGTGTGCTGCCAGGTCGACGCCGGCGTCACCGACCTCGGCGAATTGAAAGCCATCACCAAGGCGGCCACCGGCTGCGGCGGCTGCAGCGCCCTGCTCAAACTGGTGTTCGACGCCGAGCTGGCCGCGCGCGGCGTGGCGGTGGACAAGAGCCTGTGCGAGCACTTCGCCTACACCCGCCAGGAGCTCTACGGCATCGTCCGTGTCGAGGGCATCCAGAGCTTCGCCGAACTGCTGGCCAAACACGGCCGCGGCCATGTCGGCTGCGACATCTGCAAGCCGACGGTGGGTTCGATCCTGGCCTCGTGCTGGAACCAGCCGATCACCGATCCGGCGCTGATTCCGCTGCAGGACACCAACGACACCTTCATGGCCAACATGCAGAAGAACGGCACCTACTCGGTGGTACCGCGCATCCCGGGCGGCGAGATCACCCCGGAGGGGCTGATCGCCATCGGCCAGGTGGCGAAGAAATACGACCTCTACACCAAGATCACCGGCGGCCAGCGCATCGACCTGTTCGGCGCCCAGCTGCACGAGCTGCCGGACATCTGGGGCGAGCTGATCGCCGCCGGCTTCGAAACCGGTCACGCCTACGGCAAGAGCCTACGCACGGTGAAGTCCTGCGTCGGCAGCACCTGGTGCCGCTACGGCGTGCAGGACAGCGTCGGCATGGCGCTGCGCCTGGAGGACCGCTACAAGGGGTTGCGCGCGCCGCACAAGATCAAGTTCGCCGTCTCCGGCTGCACCCGCGAATGCGCCGAGGCGCAGAGCAAGGACATCGGCGTGATCGCCACCGACAAAGGCTGGAACCTCTACATCTGCGGCAACGGCGGCATGCGCCCGCGGCACGCCGAGCTGTTCGCCACCGACCTCGACGACGAGGCGCTGATCCGCACCATCGACCGCGTACTGATGTTCTACGTGCGTACCGCGGACAAGCTGCAGCGCACCTCGGTCTGGCGCGAGAGCCTGGAAGGCGGCCTCGATTACCTCAAGGCCGTGATCCTCGACGACAGCCTGGGGCTGGCCGCCGAGCTGGAGAGCCAGATGCAGCACGTGGTCGACAGCTACCAGTGCGAATGGGCCAACGCCATCAGCGACCCGGAAAAGCTCAAGCGCTTCCGCACCTTCGTCAACGACGGCCGCGCCGACCCCGACATCCACTTCGTCAAGGAGCGCGGCCAGCGTCGGCCGGTACGCGCCAGCGAACTTCACCTCATCCCACTTACCCAGGAGGTGCTCTGA
- a CDS encoding SAM-dependent methyltransferase, whose product MKSSSLSVKATPATALGLAGGLLRRSVLRQLAQLRHGQLNVFEGDDCLIFGAGSGIHAEIHVHDGAAWGLIASNGSIGAGEAYIHGYWSSPDLTAVVRLFVANLEVLDGLEGGLALLGRPLLKGLHWLNRNNRAGSQRNIAAHYDLGNALFERFLDPTMMYSAALFEHADDSLEQAQLNKLERICDKLELKPTDHLLEIGTGWGSMALYAAINYGCRVTTTTLSREQFAYTQARIEKEGLQERVTLLLRDYRDLDGQYDKLVSIEMIEAVGHGFLPTYFRQCARLLKPDGLMLLQAITIRDQRYERARRSVDFIQRYIFPGGALPSVQRMTELVGRETDMNLLHLEDIGWHYARTLRLWHENFRRARSELETLGYDEQFYRLWEFYLCYCEGGFLERSIGTAQLLLAKPQARPASRQPESATPR is encoded by the coding sequence ATGAAAAGCTCTAGCCTGAGCGTCAAAGCCACACCGGCGACCGCCCTGGGACTGGCCGGCGGTCTGCTGCGTCGCAGCGTGCTGCGCCAGCTGGCGCAGTTGCGTCACGGCCAGTTGAACGTGTTCGAGGGTGACGATTGCCTGATTTTCGGCGCCGGAAGCGGCATCCATGCCGAAATCCACGTGCATGACGGCGCCGCCTGGGGCCTGATCGCCAGCAATGGCTCCATCGGCGCCGGCGAAGCCTATATCCATGGTTACTGGAGCAGCCCGGACCTGACCGCCGTGGTCCGTCTGTTCGTCGCCAACCTCGAGGTGCTCGATGGCCTGGAAGGCGGCCTGGCACTGCTCGGTCGTCCGCTGCTCAAGGGCCTGCACTGGCTCAACCGCAACAACCGCGCCGGCTCGCAGCGCAACATTGCGGCGCACTACGATCTGGGCAACGCGCTGTTCGAGCGTTTTCTCGACCCGACCATGATGTATTCCGCCGCGCTGTTCGAGCACGCCGACGACAGCCTGGAGCAGGCCCAGCTGAACAAGCTGGAGCGCATCTGCGACAAGCTCGAACTCAAGCCAACCGATCATCTGCTGGAGATCGGAACCGGCTGGGGCAGCATGGCGCTGTACGCCGCCATCAACTATGGCTGCCGGGTGACCACCACCACGCTGTCGCGCGAGCAGTTCGCCTACACCCAGGCGCGCATCGAGAAGGAAGGCCTGCAGGAGCGCGTCACCCTGCTGCTCAGGGACTACCGCGACCTCGACGGCCAGTACGACAAGCTGGTGTCCATCGAGATGATCGAGGCCGTCGGCCACGGCTTCCTGCCGACCTACTTCCGTCAGTGCGCGCGCCTGCTCAAGCCCGACGGGCTGATGCTGCTGCAGGCCATCACCATCCGCGACCAGCGCTACGAGCGGGCGCGGCGCAGCGTCGACTTCATCCAACGCTACATCTTTCCCGGTGGCGCGCTGCCCTCGGTACAGCGGATGACCGAGCTGGTCGGCCGCGAAACCGACATGAACCTGCTGCACCTGGAAGACATCGGCTGGCACTACGCGCGCACCCTGCGCCTGTGGCACGAGAACTTCCGCCGCGCGCGCAGCGAGCTGGAAACGCTGGGCTACGACGAGCAGTTCTACCGGCTCTGGGAGTTCTACCTCTGCTACTGCGAGGGCGGCTTCCTCGAACGCAGCATCGGCACAGCGCAATTGCTGCTGGCCAAGCCGCAGGCGCGCCCGGCAAGCCGACAGCCGGAAAGCGCAACACCGCGCTGA
- a CDS encoding DUF1365 domain-containing protein: MSGAIVYSALYHGWVQHRRFAPRAHAFHYRMGLLYLDLAEQDAVLGLSALCGRGRFAAFAFRETDYLPEFTRRGMPLADAVRQRVSEALGRAINGPVRLLTQPRSWGLSFNPVSFFYCFDEQQQLAAILCEVSNTPWRERYHYVLPASGNANLRCNVAKTFHVSPFLPGNLEYRMRFNPPGEAIGVHMEDWQDEHKLFDATLGLKREALSRAAVHRYLLRFPWMTGKTLLAIYWQALRLAIKRTPFFAHHPTTGRYAVATVAAKESRHEKL; encoded by the coding sequence ATGAGCGGCGCCATCGTCTACAGCGCGCTGTACCACGGCTGGGTGCAGCACCGCCGCTTCGCCCCGCGCGCGCATGCCTTTCACTACCGCATGGGCCTGCTCTATCTGGACCTTGCCGAGCAGGACGCGGTGCTCGGGCTGTCCGCGCTGTGCGGCCGCGGTCGTTTCGCTGCGTTCGCCTTCCGCGAAACCGACTACCTGCCGGAGTTCACCCGGCGCGGCATGCCGCTGGCCGATGCGGTGCGCCAACGTGTCAGCGAGGCGCTGGGGCGCGCGATCAACGGGCCGGTACGCCTGCTGACCCAGCCGCGCAGCTGGGGCCTGAGTTTCAATCCGGTGAGCTTCTTCTACTGCTTCGACGAGCAGCAGCAGCTGGCGGCGATCCTCTGCGAAGTCAGCAACACGCCCTGGCGCGAGCGCTATCACTATGTGCTGCCGGCCAGCGGCAATGCCAACCTGCGCTGCAACGTGGCGAAGACCTTTCACGTGTCGCCGTTCCTGCCCGGCAACCTCGAATACCGCATGCGCTTCAACCCACCGGGTGAGGCCATCGGCGTACACATGGAGGACTGGCAGGACGAGCACAAGCTGTTCGACGCCACCCTCGGCCTCAAGCGCGAGGCACTCTCGCGCGCCGCCGTGCATCGCTACCTGCTGCGCTTCCCGTGGATGACCGGCAAGACGCTGCTCGCCATCTACTGGCAGGCGCTGCGGCTGGCGATCAAGCGCACCCCGTTCTTTGCCCACCACCCCACCACCGGCCGTTATGCCGTGGCCACCGTCGCGGCCAAGGAGTCTCGCCATGAAAAGCTCTAG
- a CDS encoding NAD(P)/FAD-dependent oxidoreductase produces the protein MKIAIIGSGIAGLTCAHLLNRQHDISVFEAASWIGGHTHTVDVRLEGQDYAVDTGFIVFNDWTYPNFIRLLDQLGVAYKPTEMSFSVCDPRRDLEYNGHDLDTLFAQRSNLLSPPFWGMLRDILRFNREALDDYQSGRIGAHVSLGDYLRLGRYSQRFIDHYIVPMGAAIWSMSLSDMLEFPLQFFVRFFKNHGLLSVSRRPQWYVVEGGSSAYIEPLTRAFSERIRLNCPVDSVQRDAQGVTIHTWTGAERFDKVVFACHSDQALRLLSAPTATEHAVLGALRYADNDVVLHTDTRLLPRRKRAWASWNYRLGGPSEQPAAVTYNMNILQGIEAPETFCVSLNQTAAIDPEQVLARFTYAHPQFSLDGIAAQARADELLGAQHSYYCGAYWGNGFHEDGVVSALRVAAAFGEAL, from the coding sequence ATGAAGATCGCCATCATCGGCAGCGGCATCGCTGGCCTGACCTGTGCCCACCTGCTCAATCGCCAGCACGACATCAGCGTGTTCGAGGCCGCCAGCTGGATCGGCGGCCATACGCATACCGTGGACGTGCGCCTGGAAGGCCAGGACTACGCGGTGGACACCGGCTTCATCGTCTTCAACGACTGGACCTACCCCAACTTCATCCGCCTGCTGGACCAGCTCGGCGTGGCCTACAAGCCGACCGAAATGAGTTTTTCGGTATGCGATCCCCGGCGTGACCTGGAGTACAACGGCCACGATCTCGATACGCTGTTCGCCCAGCGTAGCAACCTGCTTTCGCCGCCCTTCTGGGGCATGCTCCGTGACATCCTGCGCTTCAACCGCGAAGCGCTGGACGACTACCAGAGCGGTCGCATCGGCGCGCACGTCTCCCTCGGCGATTACCTGCGCCTGGGGCGCTACAGCCAGCGCTTCATCGACCATTACATCGTGCCGATGGGGGCGGCGATCTGGTCGATGTCGCTGAGCGACATGCTCGAATTCCCGCTGCAGTTCTTCGTGCGTTTCTTCAAGAACCACGGCCTGCTGTCGGTCAGCCGGCGCCCGCAGTGGTACGTGGTCGAGGGCGGCTCGAGCGCCTACATCGAACCGCTGACGCGCGCATTCAGTGAGCGCATTCGCCTCAACTGCCCGGTGGATTCGGTGCAGCGCGATGCGCAGGGCGTGACGATCCACACCTGGACCGGCGCCGAGCGCTTCGACAAGGTGGTATTTGCCTGCCACAGCGACCAGGCCCTGCGTCTGCTCAGCGCGCCGACGGCGACCGAGCATGCCGTGCTCGGTGCGCTGCGCTACGCCGACAACGACGTGGTGCTGCACACCGACACCCGCCTGCTGCCACGCCGCAAGCGCGCCTGGGCGAGCTGGAACTACCGGCTCGGCGGCCCGAGCGAGCAGCCGGCCGCGGTGACCTACAACATGAACATCCTGCAGGGCATCGAGGCGCCGGAAACCTTCTGCGTCAGCCTTAACCAGACCGCCGCCATCGACCCGGAGCAGGTGCTCGCGCGTTTCACCTATGCCCACCCGCAATTCAGCCTCGACGGCATCGCCGCACAGGCGCGTGCCGACGAGCTGCTCGGTGCGCAGCACAGCTATTACTGCGGCGCGTACTGGGGCAACGGTTTCCACGAAGACGGCGTGGTCAGCGCGTTGCGCGTGGCGGCGGCCTTCGGTGAAGCGTTATGA
- a CDS encoding SDR family NAD(P)-dependent oxidoreductase, whose amino-acid sequence MTAMRRIWLTGASSGIGHELARLLLAQGHRLALSARSSEPLHALARQYPEQVLVLPGDLTDATPVRTIAAEIGAHWGALDSVILNAGTCEYIDVRHFEADLLERVLRANLIAPGYCIEAALPLLRRGERPLLVGVGSSVTWLPLPRAGAYGASKAGLRYLLESLRLDLAAERIDVTLVSPGFVDTPLTRRNDFPMPLRWPAEKAARYIADRLEHRPLHIQFPAPFIAGLRLLSLLPARLQYALGQRMARTDHHG is encoded by the coding sequence ATGACCGCCATGCGGCGTATCTGGCTGACTGGCGCCAGCAGTGGCATCGGTCATGAACTGGCGCGTCTGCTGCTGGCGCAGGGGCATCGGCTGGCGCTGTCGGCGCGCAGCAGCGAGCCGCTGCATGCCCTTGCCCGGCAGTACCCCGAGCAGGTGCTGGTGCTGCCGGGCGACCTGACCGACGCGACGCCGGTGCGCACCATCGCCGCCGAAATCGGCGCGCACTGGGGCGCGCTGGACAGCGTGATCCTCAATGCCGGCACCTGCGAGTACATCGACGTGCGGCATTTCGAGGCCGATCTGCTCGAGCGCGTGCTGCGCGCCAACCTGATCGCACCCGGCTACTGCATCGAGGCAGCGCTGCCGTTGCTGCGCCGCGGTGAGCGCCCCCTGCTGGTGGGCGTCGGCAGTTCGGTGACCTGGTTGCCACTGCCGCGCGCCGGCGCCTATGGCGCATCCAAGGCCGGCCTGCGCTACCTGCTCGAATCGTTGCGCCTGGACCTGGCCGCCGAGCGCATCGACGTCACGCTGGTCAGCCCGGGCTTCGTCGACACGCCGCTGACCCGTCGCAACGATTTCCCCATGCCGCTGCGCTGGCCTGCGGAGAAGGCCGCGCGCTACATCGCCGACCGGCTGGAGCATCGGCCGCTGCACATCCAGTTCCCCGCGCCGTTCATTGCCGGACTGCGCCTGCTGTCCCTCCTGCCCGCACGCCTGCAGTACGCCCTGGGCCAGCGCATGGCGCGCACGGACCATCACGGATAA
- a CDS encoding nuclear transport factor 2 family protein, giving the protein MSDFLHDFARRFAGLDAGNLHRLGELYTSDVHFTDPLHEVIGLDALQDYFAALYANVEQLDFEFIGFDPVRDGEGYLRWVMSYRHPSLKRGRLISLEGCSLLRWNAEGKVERHRDFFDAGALLYEHVPLLGPAIRWLQRRLA; this is encoded by the coding sequence ATGAGCGACTTCCTGCACGATTTCGCCCGCCGTTTCGCCGGTCTCGATGCCGGGAACCTGCATCGTCTGGGCGAGCTGTACACCAGCGACGTGCACTTCACCGATCCGCTGCACGAAGTCATCGGTCTCGACGCGCTGCAGGACTACTTCGCCGCGCTGTACGCCAATGTAGAGCAGTTGGACTTCGAGTTCATCGGTTTCGACCCCGTGCGCGACGGCGAAGGCTATCTGCGCTGGGTGATGAGCTACCGCCATCCCAGCCTCAAGCGCGGCCGCCTGATCAGCCTCGAAGGCTGCTCGCTGCTGCGTTGGAATGCCGAGGGCAAGGTGGAGCGGCACCGCGACTTCTTCGATGCCGGCGCCCTGCTCTACGAGCACGTGCCGCTGCTCGGTCCGGCGATCCGCTGGCTGCAGCGGAGGCTGGCATGA